In Paenibacillus sp. BIC5C1, a genomic segment contains:
- a CDS encoding GGDEF domain-containing protein produces MKSPNLHSNHIPTEYEFKHSKWVKKMLRAYWVVVLTHVVIQIGCFLFLDYDRTPEDFIIYVLFWPTLASSLAILIASWVEHRFSSFSFYSMSMASTVIAWTIIHVNYDIRIILAICLLPIFASVLFFSKKKVWTVCLMQMIGYVIVLCDPDYRLYLSSFDMVSIPAFLIVGTYVAQLIVTSGVEVLDDLQASMLAKQDLIVRNAIMTKQSKTDGLTNLYNQSSFKDYYEKAFEYANNGMSLHLALIDIDNFKSINDTYGHRVGDAILERVSQVIQENITSSDIAARYGGEEFALLMFEQPFEQAYALVEQIRKKIARHVHLELEGAYITVSVGLKSYSAHLSKDKLFEEVDACLYAAKRTGKNKTMTSLDLV; encoded by the coding sequence TTGAAGAGTCCTAACTTACATAGCAACCATATCCCAACCGAGTACGAATTCAAGCATTCCAAATGGGTCAAAAAAATGCTTCGCGCTTACTGGGTCGTCGTTTTAACGCATGTTGTCATTCAAATAGGCTGCTTTCTGTTTCTCGATTATGATCGAACTCCAGAAGATTTCATAATCTATGTTTTATTTTGGCCTACATTAGCCAGCTCTTTAGCTATTCTAATCGCCAGTTGGGTAGAACACCGGTTCAGTTCATTTTCCTTCTATTCCATGTCCATGGCCAGCACAGTCATTGCCTGGACTATCATTCATGTCAATTATGATATTCGGATCATCCTTGCCATTTGTCTGTTGCCGATCTTCGCTTCGGTTCTGTTCTTTAGCAAGAAAAAAGTATGGACGGTATGCCTCATGCAGATGATTGGTTATGTCATCGTACTCTGCGATCCAGACTATCGGCTGTACTTATCTTCGTTTGACATGGTTTCCATTCCGGCTTTTCTCATTGTAGGTACATATGTCGCACAGTTAATTGTTACAAGCGGCGTCGAGGTACTGGATGATCTCCAGGCCAGTATGCTTGCCAAGCAGGATCTAATCGTGCGAAATGCAATAATGACCAAGCAGTCCAAAACAGACGGATTAACCAATCTGTATAATCAAAGCTCCTTTAAGGACTACTATGAAAAAGCGTTTGAATATGCCAATAATGGCATGAGTCTACATTTAGCTCTAATTGATATTGATAACTTCAAGTCAATAAATGATACATATGGGCATCGGGTGGGAGACGCCATTCTGGAGAGAGTCTCTCAGGTCATTCAGGAGAACATTACATCAAGCGATATTGCAGCACGTTATGGTGGAGAAGAATTTGCACTGTTAATGTTTGAGCAACCTTTCGAGCAGGCATATGCCTTGGTGGAGCAGATCCGCAAGAAGATCGCCCGTCATGTTCATTTGGAGCTTGAAGGCGCTTATATTACGGTAAGTGTCGGGCTCAAAAGCTACAGTGCCCATCTGTCCAAAGACAAGTTGTTTGAGGAAGTGGATGCGTGTCTCTATGCGGCCAAACGAACCGGGAAAAATAAAACGATGACGTCCCTTGATCTGGTCTAG
- a CDS encoding DUF7507 domain-containing protein produces MAVIMMKEVISIPLVVRSTVNATGAITFTGNTLGLSRSDTAGVPGTQDSIGAFTTTNTALTYGTYPAGTTSLYQSNSSAAILVLPAGSTVLYAELIWGGSYINGTVNLSSAINNPVTFITPAGTSSVTPDPATYNQFDFGNGASGYVRSANVTSLVQSGGAGTYITGAVVGTIVITNDATANHAGWTLGVIYQNPNLPFRNMSLRAGGVLVQSTSAPVVTTLTGFATPISGTLGGRALFSAQEGDANRTGDQALFGPTSATSVALSGPNNLAANFFASQINGDTGALNTTGTFGTRNQINGAPGTNISGGRQGWDITNVDVSARLINNQSSAVLTLTTSGDAYIVNGNAIQVDINAPKITVAKASVASGAVAGDSILYTVTVSNAGTASAASVVLSDSLPVGLTFIPGSVTVAGVSRPTLDVTAGIPLGSLNLSNSIVVTYRALIGQDASILQLVNSANAAFTFQSVADGPTISGVIPSNSSTLPVYSPNLSIVKSASTANATVGDTVTYTLQVNNRGNIAAVVTLTDNIPSGSSYVAGSFRLNGNVIAGANPATGVNLGSLAAGSTNTVTFQVLVTSLPTPPTLVDQATASYSFNSPDGRTITGTTTSNTVTIPVTLPNVTAVKSASVSDVAVGETFTYTVVTTNGGIQPINNVILTDAVPAGSAFVPGSVTVSGTAVAGANPGSGISIGTLTAGSSATVTFQVSVQSLPSTGSLANLASVSYSSGAFTGISNSNSITTPVYQAAIGVNKLASETNATLGDQISYTLVVTNNGTIATQVNVTDTIPSGLTFIPDSVTVNGTARPGASPLTGITLGSLLPGATSTIVFRTSLTTLPSPPTLENQGAASYTYQLPSGRNLSGSSLSNVVRIPASSPNILISKTVSTLDATVGDVLTYTVVATNAGSSAVQNLVISDTPTGSEFVSGSVTINGTAARNASPLSGIAVGALNSSSSVTVTYQTRVTSVPSTGSVSNRASAAFTSGSFNGVSSSVTVNTPIYQPVIQVTKTASTSNLTVGDSFNYSIQVNNSGNIAATVTLTDPIPAGAVFSTNSVIINGVPTPGVNPATGINLGSIAAGSNSTVTFVATVTSLPSSRQLANQAVTSYSYTLPSGRTIAGFSSSNTVTIPVSLPNVTVVDSSNVAYGVVGDVIRYTSVIRNNGTVAVNNMIYVNPLPSNTPFVPGSVIVNGTSFPLSNPTAGIPLGTLAPGAQVTVTFEVTITMPNPSQINNQSTVSFTSGSFSGSSSSNTTQTPVIQPQISLVKAANTVNATVGDTVVYTVTVSNTGNLGANVTVTDIIPAVTTFVPNSLVVSGVPQPGATPGTGIPVGIVAAGATAVVTFAVVVDSLPSPQQLSNFATSSYTFTPPDGRTLTGTATSNTLTFPVSSPNVAVVKSTVSTAAAVGDTVTYSILVTNSGIEPVNNIQFSDPIPTGASFVAGSVTINGVVQPASNPAGGISLGTLAPGTSATVTFSINVNAIPPSGQLSNRSTVSFTSGAFSSTTFSNTVVTPVFQPILSAQKTASTQNATVGDTVSYTITVNNQGNYGAQINLTDNIPAGTILVPNSVIVNGQPLPAANPATGIPAGTVAAGATTTVTFSVVIDTLPTPQQLVNQASVALSFTLPDGRNITGSVLTNILSISVSAPDVDVVKSTTSTSVSVGDVVTYSIAVTNNGIATVSNVVFTDALPASTVLTANSVFIDGVSRPGVNPSTGITLGSIAPGVTVTVVFSVQVTALPSSAVLNNQSTVSFTSGVFSATTFSNTVTTPVYQPILSAVKTGDRAIATVGDTVVYSITITNAGNFGASVTLTDTIPAGTELVPNSVIINGASAPGADPASGIPLGVISTTTVVMFSVIIITLPLSQAIINQASATYSYTLPDGRTLGGSLSSNSLNIQVSAPNVSVVKTTPVIDAVVGDTIVYEMVVTNNGIDPVNNVVLTDPISSSVTFVTGSVLVDGVPRLSANPTLGIALGSLAPGASVSVSYAVRVNTLPSPPQVSSQSSVSFTSGVFSGAAYSNTVVTPIYQPIIAVTKTASTSNATVGDIITYSFSISNSGNLAATLTLTDNIPNGAVLLPNSVLIDGVPQPGANPESGIVVGSIPPGGSVNVTVTLEVTVDSLPQNQQLVNQAVASYTFSPPDGRQLTGTVSSNVLVIPVSAPNVVVVKSTSAVDAVVGDVITYTVVVTNSGIEVVNNVVMVDPVPTGTVFVAGSVTVDGEARPTGNPNTGITLGSIAAGASITVTFRVGVVVI; encoded by the coding sequence ATGGCTGTAATTATGATGAAGGAGGTGATCTCTATTCCTCTTGTCGTTCGTTCAACCGTCAATGCAACGGGAGCAATTACGTTTACAGGCAATACACTCGGTTTGAGTCGTTCTGATACGGCAGGGGTACCCGGAACACAGGACAGTATTGGGGCATTCACAACGACCAATACCGCCTTGACTTATGGGACATATCCAGCAGGTACGACAAGTTTGTACCAGAGTAACAGCTCAGCTGCCATATTGGTTCTTCCTGCGGGGAGTACAGTTTTATATGCAGAATTGATCTGGGGCGGAAGTTATATTAATGGAACCGTGAATCTGAGCTCAGCCATCAACAACCCTGTCACGTTTATCACCCCTGCAGGGACATCCAGCGTTACTCCTGACCCGGCGACATACAATCAATTTGATTTTGGAAATGGTGCTTCAGGTTATGTACGTTCTGCCAATGTTACGTCGCTTGTCCAAAGTGGAGGAGCCGGTACATATATCACTGGAGCAGTTGTAGGGACAATTGTCATTACGAATGATGCCACGGCCAATCATGCAGGCTGGACGCTTGGAGTCATATATCAAAATCCGAACTTGCCGTTCCGAAACATGTCACTGAGGGCAGGCGGAGTGCTTGTCCAATCAACTTCCGCACCGGTGGTTACCACATTGACCGGATTTGCGACTCCGATCTCTGGCACGCTCGGGGGAAGAGCGCTGTTCAGTGCGCAGGAGGGAGACGCGAACCGGACTGGGGATCAGGCGTTGTTCGGGCCAACGTCGGCTACTTCGGTTGCCTTGTCGGGGCCCAACAACCTGGCTGCCAATTTTTTTGCTTCCCAAATTAACGGAGATACGGGAGCTCTCAATACAACGGGGACGTTCGGAACACGGAACCAGATCAATGGAGCACCGGGCACTAACATTTCCGGCGGACGTCAAGGCTGGGATATAACCAATGTGGATGTGTCTGCCAGACTGATTAATAATCAGTCTTCAGCCGTGTTGACGTTAACCACATCAGGTGATGCCTATATCGTTAACGGCAATGCCATTCAGGTTGATATCAACGCACCAAAAATTACAGTGGCCAAGGCATCCGTTGCCTCTGGTGCGGTAGCAGGGGATAGCATTCTCTATACCGTTACAGTCAGCAATGCAGGTACAGCCAGTGCAGCCAGCGTTGTTCTATCTGATTCATTGCCTGTAGGTCTCACCTTCATACCAGGGAGTGTAACGGTCGCTGGTGTGTCCCGCCCAACACTCGATGTGACCGCCGGAATTCCACTTGGTTCATTAAACCTATCCAACAGTATCGTTGTAACCTATCGTGCGCTCATTGGCCAGGACGCAAGCATATTGCAATTGGTGAATTCAGCCAATGCAGCTTTTACTTTTCAAAGTGTGGCCGATGGTCCGACCATCTCAGGAGTAATCCCCTCCAACAGTTCCACACTTCCTGTATATTCACCAAACCTGTCGATTGTGAAATCGGCGAGTACAGCCAACGCCACGGTGGGAGACACGGTAACGTATACGCTTCAGGTGAACAACCGAGGGAATATCGCGGCGGTCGTTACATTGACAGATAACATCCCAAGTGGGAGCTCGTATGTAGCGGGCAGCTTCCGCCTGAATGGTAATGTTATTGCAGGTGCTAATCCTGCGACTGGCGTTAATTTGGGGAGTCTTGCGGCAGGAAGTACAAATACCGTAACCTTCCAGGTACTCGTAACAAGCTTGCCTACACCACCAACTCTTGTGGACCAGGCGACCGCTTCCTATTCGTTCAACTCACCTGACGGACGGACCATTACTGGTACAACCACATCGAATACTGTGACAATTCCGGTGACATTACCCAATGTAACTGCGGTAAAATCGGCCTCGGTTAGCGATGTGGCTGTAGGGGAGACATTTACCTACACCGTAGTGACCACGAACGGTGGCATTCAGCCGATTAACAACGTGATTCTCACAGATGCTGTCCCCGCAGGGTCTGCATTTGTCCCAGGAAGTGTAACTGTAAGTGGAACAGCTGTAGCAGGAGCGAATCCAGGTAGTGGAATCTCCATTGGAACACTTACTGCAGGAAGTTCTGCAACAGTGACTTTCCAGGTAAGTGTTCAATCGTTGCCTTCTACGGGTTCGCTTGCGAATCTTGCTTCCGTCTCCTATAGTTCAGGTGCGTTCACGGGCATTTCCAACTCCAATTCCATTACAACCCCTGTATACCAGGCGGCAATCGGCGTTAACAAGTTGGCGAGCGAAACCAATGCGACACTAGGAGATCAGATTTCATACACACTTGTGGTAACGAACAACGGAACCATAGCAACTCAAGTAAATGTAACCGATACGATACCATCGGGCCTGACGTTTATTCCGGATTCGGTAACTGTGAATGGTACTGCGCGTCCTGGGGCCAGTCCATTAACCGGAATAACGTTGGGGAGTCTGCTGCCAGGAGCGACATCAACGATTGTGTTCCGAACTTCACTCACTACACTCCCATCACCGCCAACGCTAGAAAATCAGGGGGCCGCTAGTTACACATACCAGCTTCCGAGTGGACGAAATCTCTCAGGAAGCAGTTTGTCCAATGTCGTTCGTATACCTGCATCAAGCCCCAATATATTAATTAGCAAAACAGTAAGTACGCTGGATGCCACCGTAGGGGATGTACTTACCTATACGGTTGTTGCAACAAATGCAGGGAGCAGTGCGGTACAAAATCTGGTGATCTCTGATACGCCAACCGGTTCGGAATTCGTTTCCGGCAGTGTCACTATTAATGGAACTGCTGCAAGGAATGCAAGTCCACTTTCGGGCATTGCTGTGGGTGCATTAAACAGCTCGAGCAGCGTTACGGTGACCTATCAAACAAGAGTGACATCCGTTCCGTCCACAGGTTCAGTCAGCAACCGGGCAAGTGCAGCATTTACGTCAGGCAGTTTTAATGGCGTTTCTTCGTCTGTCACGGTGAATACCCCCATATATCAACCAGTGATCCAAGTAACAAAAACAGCTAGTACCTCGAATTTGACGGTAGGAGATTCTTTTAATTACTCCATTCAGGTCAACAATTCAGGCAATATTGCCGCGACGGTTACCTTGACAGATCCAATTCCTGCGGGAGCTGTATTCAGCACAAACAGTGTCATTATCAATGGTGTGCCTACACCAGGTGTAAACCCGGCAACCGGCATTAATTTGGGTTCGATTGCGGCTGGCTCAAATTCAACGGTCACCTTTGTTGCAACGGTAACGAGTTTGCCTAGTTCAAGGCAGTTGGCTAACCAGGCGGTCACATCATACTCCTACACTCTTCCGAGTGGAAGAACGATTGCCGGTTTTTCGTCATCAAATACAGTCACAATTCCCGTTTCTCTGCCGAATGTAACCGTTGTAGACAGCAGCAATGTTGCCTATGGCGTAGTGGGGGATGTCATACGATACACATCTGTTATCCGGAACAACGGGACTGTAGCGGTTAACAATATGATCTATGTCAATCCTCTTCCTTCGAATACCCCATTTGTACCCGGAAGCGTCATTGTGAACGGGACTTCATTCCCGCTCTCCAATCCGACCGCCGGCATTCCACTCGGTACTCTGGCTCCAGGAGCTCAGGTTACCGTAACTTTTGAGGTGACGATTACCATGCCGAACCCTTCACAGATTAACAATCAGTCGACGGTCAGCTTCACATCCGGTTCATTTTCGGGGTCATCATCGTCCAATACAACACAGACTCCGGTCATACAACCGCAAATTTCACTCGTCAAAGCAGCGAATACAGTAAATGCAACAGTAGGTGACACGGTTGTATACACGGTAACTGTCAGTAACACAGGCAATCTGGGGGCAAACGTGACGGTGACGGATATAATTCCTGCAGTTACGACTTTTGTACCCAACAGCCTTGTGGTATCTGGGGTACCACAGCCTGGAGCAACCCCCGGAACGGGGATTCCGGTAGGTATTGTGGCTGCGGGAGCAACAGCTGTTGTCACGTTCGCCGTTGTAGTGGACTCACTTCCGTCTCCGCAGCAACTTAGCAACTTTGCGACGTCATCTTATACATTCACACCCCCTGATGGACGAACGTTAACAGGAACAGCCACTTCTAACACACTGACATTTCCAGTCTCCTCACCAAACGTTGCCGTGGTTAAAAGTACAGTTTCGACTGCGGCTGCCGTAGGGGATACAGTTACTTACTCCATTTTGGTAACAAACAGCGGAATAGAACCGGTAAACAATATTCAGTTTTCTGATCCAATCCCTACGGGGGCCTCTTTTGTTGCAGGCAGTGTCACTATAAATGGGGTAGTACAGCCCGCTTCCAATCCAGCAGGGGGAATATCTCTTGGTACGCTCGCTCCCGGAACGTCCGCTACTGTCACTTTCAGTATCAATGTCAATGCGATTCCACCAAGCGGTCAATTAAGCAATCGATCCACGGTCAGTTTTACCTCTGGGGCATTCTCAAGCACAACGTTCTCCAATACTGTGGTTACACCGGTATTTCAGCCCATTCTGTCAGCGCAAAAAACGGCGAGCACACAAAATGCTACCGTTGGGGATACCGTCAGTTACACGATTACTGTCAACAATCAAGGGAACTATGGTGCCCAGATTAACCTAACGGACAATATCCCTGCAGGAACCATTCTTGTTCCGAATAGTGTGATTGTAAATGGTCAGCCATTACCTGCAGCCAATCCTGCAACAGGCATTCCGGCAGGCACTGTTGCTGCTGGGGCAACAACAACAGTTACCTTTTCCGTAGTTATTGATACTTTGCCGACCCCGCAACAGCTGGTGAATCAGGCTTCGGTTGCTCTTTCCTTCACGCTACCTGACGGACGCAATATCACGGGTTCAGTTTTGACTAATATACTTTCCATTTCGGTGTCGGCTCCCGATGTCGATGTAGTGAAATCTACGACATCTACGTCTGTATCTGTTGGTGATGTCGTAACGTACAGCATTGCAGTAACTAATAATGGAATAGCGACTGTCAGCAATGTGGTCTTCACGGATGCATTGCCGGCAAGTACTGTACTTACAGCAAATAGTGTGTTTATTGATGGTGTTTCTCGACCGGGTGTCAATCCTTCAACCGGAATAACGCTTGGTTCCATCGCGCCTGGAGTTACCGTGACCGTTGTGTTTAGTGTGCAGGTTACAGCACTTCCATCCAGTGCAGTATTAAACAATCAGTCTACGGTGAGCTTTACATCAGGTGTTTTTTCAGCTACCACATTTTCCAATACGGTCACTACCCCGGTATATCAACCGATTCTGTCGGCAGTCAAAACAGGAGACCGGGCTATAGCAACGGTAGGGGATACCGTCGTGTACAGCATCACCATCACCAATGCAGGGAACTTTGGGGCATCTGTCACGTTAACCGATACCATTCCGGCAGGAACAGAACTTGTGCCGAATAGTGTCATTATTAATGGAGCTTCAGCACCAGGAGCGGACCCAGCTTCAGGGATTCCACTGGGTGTAATCTCCACAACAACTGTAGTCATGTTCTCGGTCATAATCATCACCCTCCCTTTAAGCCAGGCCATAATCAATCAGGCTTCAGCAACCTATTCCTACACGCTGCCGGATGGAAGAACACTGGGAGGCAGTCTTTCGTCCAATTCTCTCAATATTCAGGTGTCTGCTCCGAATGTCAGTGTCGTCAAGACGACACCGGTAATTGATGCTGTAGTGGGCGATACGATTGTATATGAGATGGTCGTAACCAATAATGGAATTGATCCTGTCAACAATGTTGTCTTAACCGATCCAATTAGTTCGTCTGTTACCTTTGTAACTGGCAGTGTCCTGGTTGACGGCGTTCCGCGCCTCTCAGCTAACCCGACACTGGGTATAGCGCTTGGTTCCTTGGCACCTGGAGCATCTGTATCCGTATCGTATGCAGTTCGGGTCAATACACTGCCTTCACCACCACAAGTGAGCAGTCAGTCATCGGTAAGTTTCACATCGGGTGTGTTCTCGGGAGCGGCCTATTCGAATACCGTGGTAACGCCAATTTATCAGCCGATCATTGCCGTAACCAAAACAGCGAGTACGTCCAATGCGACCGTCGGTGACATCATTACCTATTCTTTTTCCATTTCGAACAGTGGAAATTTAGCAGCTACTTTGACACTTACGGATAACATTCCAAATGGGGCAGTATTACTTCCCAACAGCGTCCTGATTGATGGTGTTCCACAGCCTGGGGCGAATCCGGAATCAGGGATTGTTGTTGGCTCGATACCTCCAGGAGGGTCCGTTAATGTAACGGTGACTCTGGAAGTTACTGTAGATTCATTGCCACAGAATCAGCAGTTGGTCAATCAGGCGGTAGCCAGTTATACCTTTAGTCCGCCGGATGGACGTCAGTTGACGGGCACGGTATCCTCCAACGTTCTGGTGATTCCTGTATCTGCACCAAATGTCGTTGTTGTCAAAAGCACAAGTGCAGTTGATGCTGTTGTTGGCGATGTGATCACCTATACAGTTGTGGTAACCAATAGTGGCATTGAGGTAGTCAATAACGTGGTTATGGTAGACCCTGTACCAACAGGCACCGTATTTGTGGCGGGAAGTGTTACGGTGGATGGCGAGGCAAGGCCTACCGGAAATCCGAATACAGGGATAACGCTCGGTTCAATTGCCGCCGGTGCTTCAATTACCGTTACATTCAGAGTGGGGGTTGTGGTGATATGA
- a CDS encoding YolD-like family protein, translating to MAKAKVAKRPTRDEFELEELGNQLVEAFHERSEVLLTVWGKEDQVHGVIVKLDSRTRLVHVEYTEEEFTAKVPFLDIMRIDSPRY from the coding sequence TTGGCAAAAGCAAAAGTTGCAAAAAGACCTACCCGGGACGAGTTTGAACTGGAAGAGCTGGGGAACCAACTGGTCGAGGCATTTCATGAACGTTCGGAAGTGTTGCTGACCGTATGGGGCAAGGAAGATCAGGTTCATGGGGTCATTGTGAAGTTGGACTCACGTACTCGGCTAGTGCATGTTGAATATACAGAGGAAGAATTTACGGCGAAAGTGCCATTCCTGGATATTATGCGTATTGATTCTCCACGGTATTAA
- the tnpA gene encoding IS200/IS605 family transposase translates to MANKSYSLAHTKWMCKYHIVFTPKYRRKEIYNQVRRDLIEIFKRLCKYKGVEIIEGHMMPDHVHMLVAIPPKMAVSTFMGYLKGKSSLMIFEKHAQLKYKYGNRKFWAEGYYVSTVGLNEATVRKYIREQEAHDQAIDKLSVKEYEDPFNSNKSKKK, encoded by the coding sequence ATGGCAAATAAGAGCTACAGCCTAGCTCACACAAAGTGGATGTGCAAATACCACATTGTATTCACCCCGAAGTATAGACGGAAAGAAATCTATAATCAAGTGAGAAGAGACTTGATCGAAATTTTCAAACGTCTATGTAAGTACAAAGGAGTAGAAATTATAGAAGGTCACATGATGCCCGATCATGTTCACATGTTGGTAGCGATCCCACCGAAAATGGCTGTCTCCACGTTCATGGGATATCTAAAGGGAAAAAGTTCGCTCATGATCTTCGAGAAACACGCCCAGCTCAAGTATAAATACGGAAATCGAAAATTTTGGGCAGAAGGGTATTACGTAAGTACAGTGGGTCTAAATGAAGCAACGGTAAGAAAGTATATACGTGAACAAGAAGCACATGATCAGGCGATAGATAAGCTGAGTGTAAAAGAATATGAAGATCCATTTAACAGTAACAAGAGCAAAAAGAAGTAA
- a CDS encoding amino acid permease: MNTSSSQLKKTIGMPQAVALYISAVLGSGVLIVPGLAAELAGPASLLAWGGMVLLILPLALSMGLLSARYPDAGGVSHFVTLAFGQRAGALVGWFFLMSVPIGAPVAALTGAGYMTAALGLGEGYRTAIAAIMLAAGLIINIVGMQVAGKVQIGVVLAIIIVLVMAFVFAIPNMESIHFTPFMPSGWVSVGQAGAILFWCFIGWEAVSHLSEEFTDPRKAAIKGVTIAAIIVGVLYFLTALATVGTQSYLHGGADVSLVWIISQALGSWGGLLAGLTGIFICTATVIAYAGAASRVAYALARQGAAPQWMSRLSSRYHTPIAAIGFLAICFTLVLGIYGSSLVSLTTLIQLPNATFILTYLGGCAAGIRLLKGSRIGVTISWISFVATAIVFPFAGWAVLYPVVIVVLYGLLNRKRQHKI; this comes from the coding sequence ATGAACACATCTTCTTCTCAGCTCAAAAAAACCATAGGCATGCCGCAAGCTGTTGCGCTTTATATAAGTGCAGTTCTCGGTTCAGGTGTCCTGATAGTACCCGGACTTGCTGCCGAACTGGCAGGGCCAGCTTCACTTCTCGCCTGGGGAGGCATGGTGCTGCTGATTCTCCCGCTTGCCCTGTCCATGGGATTACTCTCAGCCCGTTACCCGGACGCAGGCGGTGTATCCCATTTCGTTACCCTCGCTTTCGGACAACGGGCAGGAGCCTTAGTCGGCTGGTTCTTTCTAATGTCCGTTCCCATTGGTGCTCCCGTGGCTGCCCTTACAGGTGCAGGCTACATGACAGCTGCGCTGGGACTCGGGGAAGGATATAGAACAGCGATTGCCGCTATCATGCTGGCGGCTGGACTGATCATTAACATTGTGGGCATGCAAGTCGCAGGAAAGGTACAGATTGGCGTTGTGCTGGCGATTATTATTGTGCTCGTTATGGCATTTGTATTTGCTATTCCGAATATGGAATCCATACATTTCACACCATTTATGCCAAGTGGTTGGGTCAGCGTGGGGCAGGCTGGAGCCATTCTATTCTGGTGTTTTATCGGTTGGGAAGCTGTATCTCACCTATCTGAAGAATTTACTGATCCACGCAAAGCAGCTATTAAAGGCGTAACCATTGCAGCCATTATTGTAGGGGTGCTCTATTTCCTGACTGCACTGGCGACAGTCGGAACTCAAAGCTATCTACATGGCGGAGCAGATGTCTCTCTCGTATGGATCATTAGTCAGGCTCTCGGTTCCTGGGGTGGATTACTTGCTGGGCTGACTGGCATATTCATTTGCACCGCTACAGTCATTGCGTATGCTGGTGCCGCATCCCGTGTCGCCTATGCACTGGCAAGACAAGGAGCTGCCCCGCAATGGATGTCCCGCTTATCCAGTCGGTACCATACACCAATTGCTGCAATCGGCTTCCTGGCCATCTGCTTCACTCTCGTGTTAGGCATATACGGATCAAGTCTGGTGTCACTCACGACTCTTATTCAGTTGCCTAATGCAACGTTTATTCTCACCTATCTTGGCGGATGCGCAGCCGGCATACGATTACTCAAAGGCAGTCGTATTGGTGTAACAATCAGTTGGATTTCCTTTGTGGCGACAGCTATTGTGTTCCCATTTGCTGGATGGGCCGTTCTCTACCCAGTGGTGATCGTTGTTCTCTACGGATTGCTCAACCGTAAACGACAACACAAAATATAA
- a CDS encoding ferritin, with the protein MSKELTEALNEQMNFEFYSAHVYQAMAAYCSGESLDGFANFFIVQAEEERFHAMKIYKFLNDRGQRATLAALPEPKNEYSSMLDVFEHGYAHEQQNTKKFYNLADIALNEREHATMYFLKWFIDEQVEEEALFDNIIQKLRRIEKDSNAFYMLDAEFGKRSFTAPAE; encoded by the coding sequence ATGAGTAAAGAGTTGACAGAAGCTTTAAACGAACAGATGAACTTCGAATTTTATTCGGCTCACGTATATCAGGCGATGGCCGCATACTGTTCTGGCGAAAGCTTGGACGGATTTGCCAACTTCTTCATCGTACAGGCTGAGGAAGAACGGTTCCATGCGATGAAAATATACAAATTCCTGAATGACCGCGGACAACGCGCTACGCTTGCTGCATTGCCTGAGCCGAAGAATGAATATTCCTCGATGCTGGATGTGTTTGAACACGGATATGCACACGAGCAGCAAAACACGAAAAAATTCTACAATCTGGCAGATATTGCCCTGAATGAGCGTGAACATGCCACGATGTATTTCCTGAAATGGTTCATCGATGAGCAAGTCGAAGAGGAAGCTCTGTTTGATAATATCATCCAGAAGTTGCGCCGCATCGAAAAAGACAGCAATGCTTTCTACATGCTGGACGCCGAATTTGGTAAACGTTCGTTTACAGCTCCTGCGGAGTAA